In Streptomyces sp. 840.1, one DNA window encodes the following:
- the leuE gene encoding leucine efflux protein LeuE, producing MLGVTDLPTYLAGLVLIVLLPGPNSLYVLSVAARRGVRTGYVAAAGVWTGDTVLMTLSALGASSLLQTTPVLFAVVKFAGAGYLTWLAFGMLRAAVSMWRERHRRVAELTGESADGAEAAGAMERPYRRALVVSLFNPKAILFLISFFVQFVDPGYAYPALSFLLLGTLLQVASFLYLSALIFGGTRLSAAFRRRKRLSAGATSAAGVLFLGFAAKLSLSSV from the coding sequence ATGCTGGGTGTCACCGACCTTCCGACCTATCTCGCCGGCCTCGTGCTGATCGTTCTGCTGCCGGGGCCGAATTCGCTGTACGTGCTCTCCGTCGCCGCCCGGCGCGGGGTGCGGACGGGCTATGTGGCCGCGGCCGGGGTGTGGACCGGGGACACCGTCCTGATGACGCTGTCCGCGCTGGGGGCCTCGTCGCTGCTGCAGACGACGCCGGTGCTCTTCGCCGTGGTGAAGTTCGCCGGAGCGGGCTATCTGACCTGGCTGGCCTTCGGGATGCTGCGGGCCGCGGTGTCCATGTGGCGCGAGCGGCACCGGCGGGTGGCCGAGCTGACGGGCGAGTCGGCGGACGGGGCCGAGGCGGCCGGCGCCATGGAGCGGCCGTACCGCCGGGCGCTGGTGGTCAGCCTGTTCAACCCGAAGGCGATCCTGTTCCTGATCTCGTTCTTCGTGCAGTTCGTCGATCCGGGGTACGCCTATCCGGCGCTCTCCTTCCTGCTGCTGGGCACCCTGCTCCAGGTCGCCAGCTTCCTGTACCTCTCCGCGCTGATCTTCGGCGGCACCCGGCTGTCCGCCGCGTTCCGCCGCCGCAAGCGGCTCTCGGCGGGCGCCACTTCGGCGGCGGGGGTGCTGTTCCTCGGCTTCGCCGCGAAGCTGTCGCTCAGCAGCGTCTGA
- a CDS encoding TetR/AcrR family transcriptional regulator C-terminal domain-containing protein, which translates to MGTTKIDRSQVAGTALRLLNEVGLEGLSLRAIARELDVKAPALYWHFKDKQALLDEMATVMYRRMLDEDLPGPAPQGWQEQLVAYNSGLRRCLLRYRDGAKVYGGAKFTGTDHADGLEGHLRTMTDAGFELWQAVRAGTTAYSYTMGFVSEEQGVRPMPDQRREGYDVAERAERLARYPLAAAAGSEIFANYDERFEDGLRLIIAGIEARYGAR; encoded by the coding sequence GTGGGTACGACGAAGATCGACCGGTCCCAAGTGGCCGGCACCGCGCTGCGGCTGCTGAACGAGGTGGGCCTGGAAGGGCTCAGCCTGCGCGCCATCGCCAGGGAGCTGGACGTCAAGGCGCCCGCTCTCTACTGGCATTTCAAGGACAAGCAGGCGCTGCTCGACGAGATGGCCACGGTGATGTACCGCAGGATGCTCGACGAGGATCTGCCGGGGCCGGCGCCGCAGGGCTGGCAGGAGCAGCTCGTCGCGTACAACAGCGGACTGCGGCGCTGCCTGCTGCGTTACCGCGACGGGGCCAAGGTCTACGGGGGCGCGAAGTTCACCGGCACCGACCACGCCGACGGGCTCGAAGGCCATCTGCGGACCATGACCGACGCGGGCTTCGAGCTGTGGCAGGCGGTCCGGGCGGGCACCACCGCGTACTCGTACACGATGGGCTTCGTCAGCGAGGAGCAGGGCGTGCGCCCGATGCCGGACCAGCGGCGCGAGGGGTACGACGTCGCCGAACGCGCGGAGCGGCTGGCCCGCTATCCGCTCGCCGCAGCGGCCGGCTCCGAGATCTTCGCCAACTACGACGAACGCTTCGAGGACGGCCTGCGGCTGATCATCGCGGGCATCGAGGCGCGCTACGGGGCGCGCTGA
- a CDS encoding RNA polymerase sigma factor codes for MLGDDAGLTAAVLAAQDGDEDAFRTVYRAVQPRLLGYIRTLVGEPDAEDVASESWLQIARDLDRFSGDADRFRGWAARIARNRALDHLRMRGRRPSSGGDETELSEKPAESDTAAEAIESLATGRTMSLIAQLPQDQAEAVVLRVVVGLDAKSAAQTLGKRPGAVRTAAHRGLKRLAELLRADSADPPDGTTRPGGGDPPPVDHTEGGAPAGGVGAPRGPGDGPAPVQAPHGSAAGRTAELGAVPAQRPSRTGLVAPAGVTHSRLWTQKDM; via the coding sequence GTGCTGGGGGACGACGCGGGGCTTACCGCCGCGGTGCTCGCGGCGCAGGACGGGGACGAGGACGCCTTCCGTACTGTGTACCGCGCTGTGCAGCCGCGGTTGCTGGGCTACATAAGGACGCTGGTGGGGGAGCCGGACGCCGAGGACGTGGCGTCCGAGTCCTGGCTCCAGATAGCGCGCGACCTCGACCGGTTCAGCGGTGATGCGGACCGGTTCCGGGGGTGGGCGGCGCGCATAGCGCGTAACCGCGCCCTGGACCATCTGCGGATGCGCGGCAGGCGGCCCTCGTCCGGCGGCGACGAGACGGAGCTGTCCGAGAAGCCCGCCGAGTCCGACACGGCGGCCGAGGCGATCGAGTCCCTGGCCACCGGCCGCACCATGTCGCTCATCGCTCAGCTCCCGCAGGACCAGGCCGAGGCCGTGGTCCTGCGTGTGGTGGTCGGGCTGGACGCCAAGAGCGCGGCGCAGACCCTGGGCAAGCGGCCGGGTGCGGTACGCACCGCCGCCCACCGGGGGCTGAAGCGGCTCGCCGAACTGCTGCGGGCGGACAGCGCGGACCCGCCGGACGGCACCACGCGTCCGGGCGGCGGCGATCCGCCGCCCGTGGACCACACGGAGGGCGGCGCCCCGGCCGGCGGAGTCGGCGCCCCCAGGGGGCCGGGCGACGGGCCGGCCCCCGTGCAGGCGCCGCACGGCAGCGCGGCCGGCCGGACGGCCGAACTCGGCGCCGTACCCGCGCAACGCCCCTCCCGCACCGGCCTGGTGGCGCCCGCCGGTGTGACGCATTCGCGTCTTTGGACGCAGAAGGACATGTGA
- a CDS encoding peptidoglycan-binding protein, producing the protein MTSTRRTGRGRAHRRSRAAATTGAAVAVLALTAVTAGCEPQAAGSTPSAAVPTQTSGSPTDDAKPGPDGPGTPTPSASTAPSKPASTPPKPTPSATTAPDPQGKVLMASGAQGKQVRELQARLRQIGHFDRSPTGYYGTVTVAAVQSFQGKRGLSRTGKADSLTWQKLLGMTHEPTAAELNPPTTRPVAKPDKRCLKGRVICISKNSRSLSWMIDGKVLSSMDVRFGSQYTPTREGTFAVYWKSRHHVSTLYDSPMPYAMFFSGGQAVHYSSDFAARGYNGASHGCVNVRDEGKIASLYAQVRNGDKVVVYG; encoded by the coding sequence ATGACAAGCACCAGAAGGACCGGGCGCGGCCGCGCGCACCGTCGCAGCCGTGCCGCGGCGACGACCGGCGCCGCCGTCGCCGTCCTCGCGCTGACCGCCGTGACCGCGGGGTGCGAACCGCAGGCCGCGGGCAGCACCCCGTCGGCCGCGGTGCCCACGCAGACGAGCGGCAGCCCCACCGACGACGCCAAGCCCGGCCCGGACGGGCCGGGGACGCCGACGCCGTCCGCGAGCACGGCACCCAGCAAACCGGCGAGCACACCGCCGAAGCCCACGCCCTCCGCCACGACCGCGCCCGACCCGCAGGGCAAGGTGCTGATGGCGAGCGGCGCGCAGGGCAAGCAGGTGCGCGAGCTCCAGGCCCGGCTGCGCCAGATCGGCCACTTCGACCGCAGCCCCACCGGCTACTACGGCACCGTCACGGTCGCCGCCGTGCAGTCGTTCCAGGGCAAGCGGGGGCTGTCCCGTACGGGGAAGGCGGACTCGCTCACCTGGCAGAAGCTGCTCGGCATGACGCACGAGCCGACGGCGGCGGAGCTGAACCCGCCGACCACTCGTCCGGTCGCGAAGCCGGACAAGCGGTGCCTGAAGGGCCGGGTGATCTGCATCAGCAAGAACAGCCGGTCGCTGTCCTGGATGATCGACGGCAAGGTGCTCTCGTCGATGGACGTGCGGTTCGGCTCGCAGTACACGCCGACCCGCGAGGGCACCTTCGCCGTCTACTGGAAGTCCCGGCACCATGTGTCGACGCTCTACGACTCGCCCATGCCGTACGCGATGTTCTTCAGCGGCGGGCAGGCGGTGCACTACTCGTCGGACTTCGCGGCCCGCGGCTACAACGGCGCCTCGCACGGCTGCGTCAACGTGCGGGACGAGGGGAAGATCGCCTCGCTGTACGCCCAGGTCCGCAACGGCGACAAGGTCGTCGTCTACGGCTGA
- a CDS encoding FAD-dependent monooxygenase, with translation MELNNVKETGVLIVGAGPCGLALACDLARRGVPALLAEQAPALFPGSRGKGIQPRTREVFDDLGIGDAVREHGGPAPVGMVWQNGERMGEHRMFRVAAPTDAEPYGEPWLMPQWRTQEILLARLRELGGDVAFSTALTGLAQDADGVTAQLSTGPVRASYLVAADGGRSTVRRALGIAMAGETVDPAPMLVADVRVAEGALDRLNWHMMDTDAGFITLCPLPGTADFQLAARFKEGEPDTSAEGVRALVAERTHLAAQDITEVLWASDFRPRAALADRFREGRVFLAGDAAHVHSPAGGQGLNTSVQDAYNLGWKLGRVLRHGAPEALLGSYEAERRPVAAEVLGLSTRIHRGRQERGAAAQQLGIGYREGPLSVGSAGALRAGDRAPDGPAGDRRLFDVFRGPHFTLLAVGTDAELPRFAGSDVRVHRMDAYEAYGKGLFLVRPDGYLGWAGEEPGGLAEYLAPLGVALAAG, from the coding sequence ATGGAACTTAACAACGTTAAGGAAACTGGGGTCCTCATCGTGGGCGCGGGTCCGTGCGGCCTCGCCCTCGCCTGTGACCTGGCGCGCCGGGGCGTGCCCGCCCTCCTGGCCGAGCAGGCGCCCGCGCTCTTCCCCGGCTCGCGCGGCAAGGGCATCCAGCCCCGCACCCGGGAGGTCTTCGACGACCTCGGGATCGGTGACGCGGTCCGCGAGCACGGCGGTCCCGCCCCGGTGGGGATGGTCTGGCAGAACGGTGAGCGGATGGGCGAGCACCGGATGTTCCGGGTCGCCGCCCCCACGGACGCCGAGCCTTACGGGGAGCCGTGGTTGATGCCGCAGTGGCGCACCCAGGAGATCCTGCTGGCCAGGCTGCGCGAGCTGGGCGGCGACGTCGCGTTCTCGACCGCGCTGACCGGACTCGCCCAGGACGCCGACGGGGTCACCGCGCAGCTGTCCACCGGTCCGGTCCGGGCCTCGTACCTGGTCGCGGCGGACGGCGGACGCTCCACCGTGCGACGGGCCCTGGGCATCGCGATGGCCGGGGAGACCGTGGACCCGGCGCCGATGCTGGTGGCCGACGTGCGGGTCGCCGAGGGCGCGCTCGACCGGCTGAACTGGCACATGATGGACACCGACGCGGGATTCATCACGCTCTGCCCGCTGCCCGGCACGGCGGACTTCCAGCTGGCCGCCCGGTTCAAGGAGGGCGAGCCGGACACCTCGGCAGAGGGGGTGCGCGCGCTGGTCGCGGAGCGCACCCACCTGGCCGCGCAGGACATCACCGAGGTCCTCTGGGCCTCCGACTTCCGCCCGCGCGCCGCCCTGGCCGACCGGTTCCGCGAGGGACGGGTCTTCCTGGCCGGGGACGCCGCCCACGTCCACTCCCCCGCAGGCGGCCAGGGGCTCAACACCAGCGTCCAGGACGCGTACAACCTGGGCTGGAAACTCGGCCGGGTGCTGCGGCACGGAGCGCCCGAGGCCCTGCTCGGCAGTTACGAGGCGGAGCGCCGCCCGGTCGCCGCCGAGGTGCTCGGCCTGTCCACCCGTATCCACCGCGGCCGGCAGGAGCGGGGCGCGGCCGCCCAGCAGCTGGGCATCGGCTACCGCGAGGGACCGCTGTCGGTGGGGAGCGCGGGCGCTCTGCGGGCCGGCGACCGGGCCCCCGACGGGCCCGCCGGCGACCGGCGGCTGTTCGACGTCTTCCGGGGCCCGCACTTCACGCTGCTGGCGGTCGGCACCGACGCGGAGCTGCCGCGGTTCGCGGGATCCGACGTCCGGGTGCACCGCATGGACGCGTACGAGGCGTACGGCAAGGGGCTGTTCCTGGTCCGCCCGGACGGCTACCTCGGCTGGGCGGGCGAGGAACCGGGCGGGCTCGCGGAGTACCTCGCACCGCTGGGTGTCGCTCTCGCGGCGGGCTGA
- a CDS encoding co-chaperone YbbN: MAKRVHRPREDAEFDFILGMSRVPVLAYFTGTWPKAVEPCRVMDLVVGDVAEDYADRLTVVRTDITRCPAATERHRITGAPSCLLLKDGAAVAHGTGPMTAAEMREFLDGHL; encoded by the coding sequence ATGGCAAAGCGGGTTCACCGGCCCCGTGAGGACGCGGAGTTCGATTTCATCCTCGGGATGAGCAGGGTTCCGGTCCTCGCGTACTTCACCGGGACGTGGCCCAAAGCAGTCGAGCCCTGCCGAGTGATGGACCTCGTCGTGGGTGACGTCGCCGAAGACTACGCGGACCGCCTGACGGTCGTCCGCACCGACATCACACGCTGTCCGGCGGCAACCGAGCGACACAGGATCACCGGAGCCCCGTCCTGCCTCCTGCTGAAGGACGGGGCGGCGGTGGCACACGGCACGGGGCCGATGACCGCCGCCGAGATGCGAGAGTTCCTGGACGGCCACCTCTGA
- a CDS encoding AAA family ATPase translates to MAANAEHLKALVRAHSEANDNLFYSVALQVAAKSARQGQGKFAVELRELVEAAQQRQGKPGTQRAATPVVQPRGELTSLLTAGYPDTQLDDMTLDAGLRASLDRVLHEQRQRARLERFGFTPVHRILLSGPPGTGKSMTAAALAGELKLPLFTIRLDGLISRFMGETAAKLRLVFDAVAQTRAVYLFDEFDALGAERAAGNDVGEARRILNSFLLFLDEAPSESLVVAGTNHHQLLDQALFRRFDMIATYGPPTGEEAVQVLQRRLAGMDTSTLRWGIVTERASGLSHAELVKAAEAAAKRAILADRDVVDEQLLLEALSERHATHHA, encoded by the coding sequence ATGGCGGCGAACGCCGAGCACCTGAAAGCTCTTGTGCGGGCGCACTCCGAAGCCAACGACAACCTCTTCTACAGCGTCGCCCTGCAAGTCGCGGCGAAGTCCGCCCGCCAGGGGCAGGGAAAGTTCGCAGTAGAGCTGCGTGAGCTGGTCGAGGCCGCCCAACAGCGGCAGGGAAAGCCGGGCACTCAGCGTGCCGCTACCCCGGTGGTGCAGCCCCGCGGTGAGCTGACCAGCCTCCTGACGGCAGGCTACCCAGACACCCAGCTCGACGACATGACCCTGGACGCCGGACTGCGTGCCTCGCTGGACCGCGTACTGCACGAACAACGACAGCGAGCACGTCTGGAGCGCTTCGGCTTTACCCCGGTGCACCGCATTCTGCTGTCCGGGCCTCCCGGGACGGGCAAAAGCATGACGGCAGCGGCACTGGCAGGAGAGCTGAAACTGCCCCTGTTCACCATTCGCCTGGACGGGCTGATCAGCCGATTCATGGGCGAGACCGCCGCCAAGTTGCGTCTGGTCTTCGACGCCGTGGCTCAGACCCGTGCGGTCTACCTGTTCGATGAGTTCGATGCTCTGGGAGCCGAACGGGCGGCAGGGAACGACGTCGGCGAAGCGCGCAGGATCCTCAACTCATTCCTGCTGTTTTTGGACGAGGCACCCTCTGAGAGTCTCGTGGTGGCCGGCACCAACCATCACCAGCTTCTGGACCAGGCTCTGTTCCGTCGCTTCGACATGATCGCCACCTACGGTCCTCCCACCGGGGAGGAAGCTGTACAGGTGCTGCAGCGACGTCTAGCCGGAATGGACACAAGCACACTACGGTGGGGCATCGTGACAGAACGTGCATCGGGCCTGAGTCACGCCGAGCTGGTCAAAGCGGCGGAAGCAGCAGCCAAACGAGCCATCCTGGCTGACCGGGACGTGGTGGACGAGCAACTGCTGCTGGAAGCCCTGAGCGAGCGGCACGCCACCCACCATGCCTGA
- a CDS encoding YfhO family protein yields MRTPPILRSPRATGAALAAVLTVVTVCAGDAVARSYPFGPRTRSVNDLGNQFVPFHAHLWDLLHGRADGGLLLNWQSGFGAGFLPDLGTYLSSPFALLVGVFPRDRIDLAVYVVTLVKTGVAAAAMTWLLTALRRGRGREWAATVLGASYALCGWSVAEAAYNPMWLDGLIAFPLLCLAGEWARTARRPVPATLLVTLAWVSNFYTAYMATLGAALVLVVRLLLEEESSRERVRGLVRAVRTALIGIGLAAPVLLPVFLGTKHAYPGWTREFAPAAWPDVAARLLPATYGFFSPAVFLGTGALLLACVTAFHRELPRAERWVWPGLVAAVALSMQWGPTHLLWHAFATPNGSPFRQTFVLSGIVVIAAWTSVARAWPDRRALLGGAGVLVLIAAAAAPSALLTRWTYPLFAAGLVAALCGLALVRSGRFLALAVLLLVGAQAGQAAATTAYDDRQRLKQLDDYAPWGERQRLQADAVADADGWPRYRTDPGLEQSTANDPLTVGGQGGAYYSSHTPDVTTRTFLALGGGFTSRGRALQSLDNPVTDTVFSVGARVHVPRDPHQVWNRPDDRPVTVTRRDVPPLVTVRPAASAGPFGRSPFRNQEKLLGAPVYTLPKAVLRSADGAAAPDRNAYAYEAPAGTYTLSATCPAGSEVFLWAPDLFGTALLGAGGEPADVRGDLPARRAGMLPLGPGSGRIAVTLRAERDGTVPHESLGCLDPGRLASAVAGLKRTGATRVTVSGSGLHAELPPHTEGLAVLAAPRIAGWSCDGRPAGSYLGLVAVPVGGGRTAVDCSFRPPGLRAGSLAGAAALAALLATAFGPAALARTRRRRRLVF; encoded by the coding sequence ATGAGGACTCCGCCGATTCTCCGATCGCCGCGCGCCACGGGCGCCGCCCTGGCCGCCGTGCTCACCGTCGTCACCGTCTGCGCGGGAGACGCGGTGGCCCGCAGCTACCCGTTCGGCCCGCGCACCCGCAGCGTGAACGACCTGGGCAACCAGTTCGTACCGTTCCACGCCCACCTCTGGGACCTGCTGCACGGCAGGGCGGACGGCGGGCTGCTGCTGAACTGGCAGTCGGGCTTCGGCGCCGGCTTCCTGCCGGACCTCGGTACGTATCTGAGCAGCCCGTTCGCCCTGCTCGTCGGGGTGTTCCCGAGGGACCGCATCGACCTGGCCGTCTACGTGGTCACGCTGGTGAAGACGGGGGTGGCGGCGGCGGCGATGACGTGGCTGCTCACCGCGTTGCGCCGGGGGCGCGGCCGGGAGTGGGCGGCGACCGTGCTCGGCGCCTCGTACGCGCTGTGCGGCTGGTCGGTCGCCGAGGCGGCGTACAACCCGATGTGGCTGGACGGGCTGATCGCGTTCCCGCTGCTGTGCCTGGCCGGTGAGTGGGCGCGGACCGCGCGGCGGCCGGTGCCGGCGACGCTCCTGGTGACGCTCGCCTGGGTGTCCAACTTCTACACCGCGTACATGGCCACGCTCGGGGCCGCGCTGGTGCTCGTGGTGCGGCTGCTGCTGGAGGAGGAGTCGTCGCGGGAGCGGGTGCGGGGGCTGGTGCGCGCGGTACGGACGGCGCTGATCGGCATCGGGCTGGCCGCGCCGGTGCTGCTGCCGGTCTTCCTCGGCACCAAGCACGCCTACCCGGGCTGGACGCGGGAGTTCGCCCCGGCCGCCTGGCCGGATGTCGCGGCCCGGCTGCTGCCCGCCACGTACGGCTTCTTCAGCCCGGCGGTCTTCCTCGGCACGGGCGCCCTGCTGCTGGCCTGCGTGACGGCGTTCCACCGGGAGCTGCCGCGCGCCGAGCGGTGGGTGTGGCCGGGGCTCGTGGCGGCGGTCGCGCTCTCCATGCAGTGGGGGCCCACCCATCTGCTCTGGCACGCCTTCGCGACGCCGAACGGCAGCCCGTTCCGGCAGACGTTCGTGCTCAGCGGCATCGTGGTGATCGCCGCGTGGACGTCGGTCGCCCGCGCCTGGCCGGACCGGCGGGCGCTGCTGGGCGGGGCCGGGGTGCTGGTGCTCATCGCGGCGGCGGCCGCGCCGAGCGCGCTGCTCACCCGGTGGACGTATCCGCTGTTCGCCGCAGGTCTGGTGGCGGCGCTCTGCGGACTCGCCCTGGTGCGCAGCGGCAGGTTCCTCGCGCTCGCGGTGCTGCTGCTGGTGGGGGCGCAGGCCGGGCAGGCCGCCGCGACCACGGCGTACGACGACCGGCAGCGGCTGAAGCAGCTCGACGACTACGCGCCCTGGGGCGAGCGCCAGCGCCTCCAGGCCGATGCGGTGGCGGACGCCGACGGCTGGCCGCGCTACCGCACCGATCCGGGCCTGGAGCAGAGCACGGCCAACGACCCGCTGACGGTCGGCGGTCAGGGCGGGGCGTACTACAGCAGCCACACGCCCGACGTGACGACCCGCACCTTCCTCGCGCTGGGGGGCGGCTTCACCTCGCGCGGCCGGGCCCTGCAGAGCCTGGACAACCCGGTGACGGACACGGTGTTCTCGGTCGGCGCCCGGGTGCACGTGCCGCGCGACCCGCACCAGGTCTGGAACCGCCCCGACGACCGTCCGGTGACCGTGACCCGGCGGGACGTGCCGCCGCTGGTGACGGTGCGTCCCGCCGCCTCCGCCGGCCCGTTCGGGCGTTCGCCGTTCCGCAACCAGGAGAAGCTGCTCGGCGCGCCCGTGTACACGCTGCCGAAGGCGGTCCTGCGAAGCGCGGACGGGGCGGCCGCCCCGGACCGGAACGCCTACGCGTACGAGGCGCCGGCCGGCACGTACACCCTGAGCGCGACCTGTCCGGCCGGCAGCGAGGTGTTCCTGTGGGCGCCCGACCTGTTCGGCACCGCGCTGCTGGGCGCGGGCGGCGAACCGGCCGATGTGCGGGGCGATCTGCCCGCCCGCCGGGCCGGGATGCTGCCGCTGGGCCCCGGCTCGGGCCGGATCGCCGTGACGCTGCGCGCGGAGCGGGACGGGACCGTTCCGCACGAGTCCCTCGGCTGCCTGGATCCGGGGCGCCTCGCCTCGGCGGTGGCGGGGCTGAAGCGCACGGGCGCGACCCGCGTCACGGTCTCCGGCAGCGGCCTGCACGCCGAACTCCCGCCGCACACCGAGGGGCTCGCCGTGCTGGCCGCGCCCCGGATCGCGGGCTGGAGCTGCGACGGGCGCCCGGCCGGCTCCTACCTCGGGCTCGTCGCGGTGCCGGTGGGCGGGGGCCGGACGGCGGTGGACTGCTCGTTCCGGCCGCCGGGGCTGCGGGCCGGCTCGCTCGCCGGGGCCGCCGCGCTTGCGGCGCTGCTGGCCACGGCGTTCGGGCCCGCGGCGCTGGCCCGGACGCGGCGGCGCAGGCGCCTGGTGTTCTGA